The following are from one region of the Thiohalorhabdus sp. Cl-TMA genome:
- a CDS encoding WD40 repeat domain-containing protein → MGDGRGKGAGFLGAVILLGWLVVPPSSWGQDLPPSILADQYLLAIKKHAEAGEHHKAAGKFKKILELDVEVPPVFWYHYGRNFQARNKPIEAKKALTKYVSLTGRQGKHYTEALERLNTVTPKAKARKAEQAERRRIQERAERQGLIRTLDNPARGKGDKFGTRVAIGAHGSHILIGAPHAQNRLGQVYLFDPEGRFQRDLLRGLRGIPHDEYEWCQFGYSMGVSADGSRFFLGSAADPDCGGQILLTEKGVQRFTGTGPSYHEVFGHPVALAGDGSRLLVSNGNQKKTSLLSGQGDLLQTFENPASAGVSHSALALSGNGHRILIGYMEEHSPRKNVGRAYLFNAEGDVLRHFSDPTPTSEDLFGADVAMTPDGRRILIGAPGDDSAETDVGQAHLFDAEGNLLRTYDDPTPTGRKGYGDRFGSAVAISGDGTRVLIGAPGHRPSYNSSGEAHLFDPEGNLLRSFDDPTPTGLSHFGESVAISADGTRILIGAPDDSTIAFQAGQAHLFDASDL, encoded by the coding sequence ATGGGCGACGGGCGAGGGAAGGGGGCCGGATTTCTCGGTGCGGTGATTTTGTTGGGCTGGCTGGTCGTTCCGCCGTCCAGCTGGGGCCAAGACCTTCCCCCTTCCATCCTCGCCGACCAATACCTGCTGGCCATCAAGAAGCACGCCGAGGCCGGCGAGCACCATAAAGCGGCAGGGAAGTTCAAGAAGATCCTGGAGCTGGACGTCGAGGTGCCGCCGGTCTTCTGGTACCACTACGGCCGCAATTTTCAGGCCCGGAACAAGCCGATTGAGGCCAAGAAGGCCCTCACCAAGTACGTGAGCCTGACCGGTCGGCAGGGCAAGCACTACACCGAGGCCCTGGAGCGTCTGAATACCGTTACGCCCAAGGCCAAAGCCAGGAAGGCCGAGCAGGCTGAGCGACGGAGGATCCAAGAGCGGGCCGAACGGCAGGGCCTCATCCGCACCCTGGACAATCCCGCTCGGGGTAAGGGGGACAAGTTCGGCACCCGGGTCGCAATCGGCGCCCACGGGTCCCATATCCTGATCGGGGCTCCTCACGCCCAAAACAGGTTAGGGCAGGTTTACCTGTTCGACCCGGAGGGTCGTTTCCAAAGGGACCTTCTGAGAGGTCTGCGGGGCATCCCCCATGATGAGTATGAGTGGTGCCAATTCGGTTACTCGATGGGGGTGTCGGCGGACGGGTCCAGGTTTTTCTTGGGAAGTGCGGCGGATCCAGATTGTGGCGGGCAAATCCTGCTTACCGAAAAGGGGGTGCAGAGATTCACCGGAACTGGCCCTTCCTACCACGAGGTTTTTGGCCACCCCGTTGCTTTGGCAGGGGATGGAAGCAGGCTCCTCGTTTCAAACGGCAACCAAAAGAAAACTTCCCTGCTATCCGGGCAAGGGGATTTGCTCCAAACCTTTGAAAACCCTGCTTCCGCTGGAGTCTCCCATAGTGCATTGGCCCTTTCTGGCAACGGTCATCGCATTCTCATTGGCTATATGGAGGAACATTCCCCGCGGAAAAACGTCGGCCGGGCCTATCTGTTCAATGCCGAGGGCGATGTACTGCGGCACTTCAGTGACCCGACCCCGACTTCCGAAGACCTCTTTGGTGCCGACGTTGCCATGACTCCGGATGGGCGTCGCATCCTGATCGGTGCCCCCGGGGATGACTCCGCGGAAACGGATGTCGGCCAGGCCCATCTGTTCGATGCCGAAGGAAACCTGCTTCGGACCTATGATGACCCAACCCCCACTGGCAGAAAGGGATACGGCGACCGGTTTGGCAGTGCCGTTGCCATTTCCGGGGACGGCACCCGGGTTCTGATCGGCGCCCCGGGGCATCGACCCTCTTATAATTCCTCAGGAGAGGCCCATCTGTTTGATCCCGAAGGCAACCTGCTTCGGTCCTTTGATGATCCAACACCGACCGGTTTAAGTCATTTCGGGGAATCCGTTGCCATCTCAGCAGATGGGACCCGGATTCTAATCGGTGCCCCGGATGACAGCACCATCGCTTTTCAGGCCGGCCAGGCCCACCTGTTCGACGCCTCGGATCTGTAA
- a CDS encoding FxsA family protein: MRLLPSLFALFLAVPLLEVYLLIEVGQAIGAPLTIAAVVGTALLGAALVRYQGMVTVTRFYAQLARGELPGFTLFEGACLLVAGALLLTPGFFTDAVGFALLTPPFRSWAYTRLRHRLNIRMWASGPGPGDERRDPHHQDGGDRRGPTTIEGEYRDHDRKREKNR; encoded by the coding sequence ATGCGGCTACTTCCAAGCCTATTCGCCCTCTTCCTGGCGGTTCCTCTGCTGGAGGTCTACCTCCTCATAGAGGTCGGCCAGGCCATTGGCGCGCCGCTGACCATCGCCGCCGTGGTGGGCACCGCCCTGCTCGGCGCGGCCCTGGTGCGCTACCAGGGCATGGTAACCGTTACCCGCTTCTATGCGCAGCTGGCGCGCGGCGAGCTGCCGGGATTCACCCTCTTCGAGGGCGCCTGCCTGCTGGTGGCCGGCGCCCTGCTGCTGACTCCCGGCTTCTTCACCGACGCGGTGGGCTTCGCCCTGCTTACCCCGCCGTTCCGGAGCTGGGCGTACACCCGCCTGCGCCACCGGCTAAACATCCGCATGTGGGCGTCCGGGCCCGGTCCCGGGGATGAACGCCGCGACCCGCACCACCAGGACGGAGGGGATCGGCGCGGACCTACCACCATCGAGGGCGAATACCGGGATCACGACCGAAAGCGGGAAAAGAACCGCTAG
- the groL gene encoding chaperonin GroEL (60 kDa chaperone family; promotes refolding of misfolded polypeptides especially under stressful conditions; forms two stacked rings of heptamers to form a barrel-shaped 14mer; ends can be capped by GroES; misfolded proteins enter the barrel where they are refolded when GroES binds) — MPAKDIKFGENARHRMLHGVDQLANAVKVTLGPKGRNVVLEKSFGSPNITKDGVSVAKEIELEDKFENMGAQMVKEVSSQTSDEAGDGTTTATVLAQEIVTEGIKSVAAGMNPMDLKRGIDKAVEKVVGELRNMSRDCSEEKEIAQIGTISANSDESIGQIIADAMSKVGKEGVITVEEGSSLENTLDVVEGMQFDRGYLSPYFCTDNERMVAELEDCYILLHDKKISSMKDLLPVLEAVAKQSKPLLIVAEDLEGEALATLVVNNMRGTIRVAAVKAPGFGDRRKAMLEDMAILTGGRVISEDVGAQLENATIDDLGQAKRVSIDKDNTTVVDGAGNDADIQARVKQIRQQIEDATSDYDREKLQERVAKLAGGVAVINVGASTEVEMKEKKARVEDALHATRAAVEEGIVPGGGIALLRARKTLDEFKTGDHDQDAGVAIVRRAIEEPLRQIVHNAGGEPSVVVSKVLENDQAAYGFNAGTDDYGDMVDMGVIDPTKVTRLALQNASSVASLMITTEAMIADKPEEGGEGGGGGGADMGGMGGMGGMGMM; from the coding sequence ATGCCTGCAAAAGACATCAAATTCGGTGAGAACGCTCGCCACCGCATGCTTCACGGCGTCGACCAGCTCGCCAACGCCGTAAAGGTCACCCTCGGCCCCAAGGGCCGCAACGTGGTCCTGGAGAAGTCCTTCGGCTCGCCCAACATCACCAAGGACGGCGTCTCCGTCGCCAAGGAGATCGAGCTCGAGGACAAGTTCGAGAACATGGGCGCCCAGATGGTCAAGGAAGTGTCCTCCCAGACCTCCGACGAGGCGGGTGACGGCACCACCACCGCCACCGTGCTCGCCCAGGAGATCGTCACCGAGGGCATCAAGTCCGTGGCCGCCGGCATGAACCCCATGGACCTCAAGCGCGGCATCGACAAGGCCGTGGAGAAGGTCGTGGGCGAGCTGCGCAACATGAGCCGCGACTGCTCCGAGGAGAAGGAGATCGCCCAGATCGGCACCATCTCCGCCAACTCCGACGAGTCCATCGGCCAGATCATCGCCGACGCCATGTCCAAGGTGGGCAAGGAAGGCGTGATCACCGTCGAGGAAGGCTCCTCCCTGGAGAACACCCTGGACGTGGTCGAGGGCATGCAGTTCGACCGCGGCTACCTGAGCCCGTACTTCTGCACCGACAACGAGCGCATGGTGGCCGAGCTGGAGGACTGCTACATCCTCCTGCACGACAAGAAGATCTCCAGCATGAAGGACCTGCTGCCAGTGCTCGAGGCCGTGGCCAAGCAGTCCAAGCCGCTGCTGATCGTGGCCGAGGACCTCGAGGGCGAGGCGCTGGCCACCCTGGTGGTCAACAACATGCGCGGCACCATCCGCGTGGCCGCCGTGAAGGCCCCCGGCTTCGGCGACCGCCGCAAGGCCATGCTCGAGGATATGGCCATCCTCACCGGCGGCCGCGTGATCTCCGAGGACGTGGGCGCCCAGCTGGAGAACGCCACCATCGATGACCTCGGCCAGGCCAAGCGCGTCTCCATCGACAAGGACAACACCACCGTGGTCGACGGCGCCGGCAACGACGCCGACATCCAGGCCCGGGTGAAGCAGATCCGCCAGCAGATCGAGGACGCCACCAGCGACTACGACCGCGAGAAGCTGCAGGAGCGCGTCGCCAAGCTGGCCGGCGGCGTGGCCGTGATCAACGTGGGCGCCTCCACCGAGGTGGAGATGAAGGAGAAGAAGGCCCGCGTCGAGGACGCCCTGCACGCCACTCGCGCCGCGGTCGAGGAAGGCATCGTGCCCGGCGGCGGCATCGCCCTTCTGCGGGCCCGCAAGACCCTCGACGAGTTCAAGACCGGCGACCACGACCAGGACGCCGGCGTGGCCATCGTCCGCCGGGCCATCGAGGAGCCGCTGCGCCAGATCGTGCACAACGCCGGCGGCGAGCCCTCTGTGGTAGTGAGCAAGGTCCTCGAGAACGACCAGGCCGCCTACGGCTTCAACGCCGGCACCGACGACTACGGTGACATGGTGGACATGGGCGTGATCGACCCGACCAAGGTCACCCGCCTGGCGCTGCAGAACGCGTCCAGCGTCGCCAGCCTCATGATCACCACCGAGGCCATGATCGCCGACAAGCCGGAAGAAGGCGGCGAAGGCGGCGGTGGCGGCGGCGCCGACATGGGCGGCATGGGCGGTATGGGCGGCATGGGCATGATGTAA
- a CDS encoding SulP family inorganic anion transporter, protein MKKTLQAAWERQRGIWLFNVRGDLIAGAVVALALIPEAIAFSIVAGVDPQVGLYASFTMAVVIAFAGGRPGMISAATGAMALLAVDLIADHGLQYLLVATLLTGGIQILFAWAKLARYMMFIPRTVMVGFVNALGILIFLSQVHYLTDGGTVMWALVAVGLAMLYTLPHIPGYPRLLPAPLVVIVVLTAVVWWQGFDTLQVGDMGELPSGLPVFLLPDVPWTWETLQIVFPYSLALAVVGLLESLLTASIVDDLTDTPSGKDREAQGQGIANIVTGLFGGMASCAMIGQSMINIQSGGLGRLSTLASGLFLLFFILVLGDVVAIIPMASLVAVMIMVSVATFDWGSLKTLHKLPRTDATVLVVTVATVVYTHDLSMGVLAGVLLSAIFFARKMAKAIRVKSELSADESTRTYTVSGQLFFVAVDKFIDSFDYREPIHNVVLDLRKVSLWDSSAVDAIDKVVGKFRRRGMEVEVLSPSGSSGELHDRLALHDKEGVELGAGH, encoded by the coding sequence GTGAAGAAAACCTTGCAGGCCGCCTGGGAGCGCCAGCGCGGCATCTGGCTGTTTAATGTCCGCGGCGACCTCATCGCCGGGGCGGTGGTGGCCCTGGCCCTGATCCCGGAGGCCATCGCCTTCTCCATCGTGGCCGGGGTCGATCCGCAGGTAGGCCTCTACGCCTCCTTCACCATGGCCGTCGTGATCGCCTTCGCCGGCGGCCGACCGGGAATGATCTCGGCGGCCACCGGCGCCATGGCTCTGCTGGCCGTGGACCTGATCGCGGACCACGGTCTCCAGTACCTGCTGGTGGCCACCCTGCTCACCGGGGGCATCCAGATCCTGTTCGCCTGGGCCAAGCTGGCGCGCTACATGATGTTCATCCCGCGCACAGTGATGGTGGGCTTCGTCAATGCCCTGGGTATCCTCATCTTCCTGTCCCAGGTCCACTACCTCACCGACGGCGGCACCGTCATGTGGGCCCTGGTGGCCGTGGGGCTGGCCATGCTCTATACCCTGCCCCACATCCCCGGCTACCCCCGCCTGCTGCCGGCACCGCTGGTGGTGATCGTGGTGCTGACCGCCGTGGTGTGGTGGCAGGGCTTCGATACCCTACAGGTAGGGGACATGGGCGAGCTCCCTTCCGGCCTGCCGGTGTTCCTGCTTCCGGATGTGCCCTGGACCTGGGAGACCCTGCAGATCGTATTCCCCTACTCCCTGGCCCTTGCCGTGGTGGGCCTGCTGGAGTCCCTGCTCACGGCCTCCATCGTGGATGACCTCACCGATACCCCCAGCGGCAAGGACCGGGAGGCCCAGGGCCAGGGCATCGCCAACATCGTCACCGGCCTGTTCGGCGGCATGGCGAGCTGCGCCATGATCGGCCAGTCCATGATCAACATTCAGTCGGGCGGTCTGGGCCGGCTCTCCACCCTGGCCTCCGGCCTCTTCCTGCTGTTTTTCATCCTCGTTCTGGGCGACGTGGTGGCCATCATCCCCATGGCCTCCCTGGTGGCGGTGATGATCATGGTCTCCGTCGCCACCTTCGACTGGGGCTCCCTGAAGACCCTCCACAAGCTGCCCCGCACCGATGCCACGGTGCTGGTGGTAACGGTGGCCACGGTGGTCTACACCCACGATCTGTCTATGGGCGTCCTGGCCGGGGTGCTGCTCTCCGCCATCTTCTTCGCCCGCAAGATGGCCAAGGCCATCCGGGTGAAAAGCGAGCTCTCGGCGGACGAAAGCACCCGGACCTATACGGTCTCCGGCCAGCTGTTCTTCGTGGCGGTGGACAAGTTCATAGACAGCTTCGACTACCGCGAGCCCATCCACAATGTGGTCCTGGACCTGCGCAAGGTGTCCCTGTGGGATAGCTCCGCGGTGGATGCCATCGACAAGGTGGTGGGCAAGTTCCGGCGCCGCGGCATGGAAGTGGAGGTGCTGAGCCCCAGCGGCAGCAGCGGCGAGCTGCACGACCGCCTGGCGCTGCACGACAAGGAGGGGGTGGAGCTGGGCGCCGGGCACTAG
- the dsbD gene encoding protein-disulfide reductase DsbD has protein sequence MKFQASVGRRGRHAVSVGLALLVMFLAVPALAQQNIPQPDEAFKPTAEAVGPDKVRISWEIHEDTYLYRDKLGLSLVRPEGGAVAGQELPPGKKKYDEVFGKELRVFRDKATLTAELETLDGAREVTLEARYQGCADAGVCYPPQTKQLTVALPAASAGTGSSGGAATAAATSGARDLLPPEKAFKPSVTATGTDQVKAAWEVADGYYLYRDKLDLRVVKPEGLKVAGRELPPGKKKYDEVFDKELRIFRKEAALTANLARDGSGAQPVTVELRYQGCADAGVCYPPQTKQAALTLPAAGTAEAAAAGGDGGSGGPPASEQGQFAAALESGGILALGFFFLAGLGLAFTPCIFPMVPILSGIIVGAGGSEGAPGMTKARAFTLSLAYVLGVAITYAILGVIAGATGAAIQAALQNPWVIGAFAAVFVALALSMFGFYDLQLPSSLQTRIQQSQENLGRGSVTGTLVMGVLSALIVGPCVAPPLAGALLYIGQTGDMVLGGTSLFAMSLGMGVPLLVVGTTAGSVMPRAGTWMNAVKYVFGVLLLGVAIFLVSRIIPYAVSLFLWGLLLVVAAVYLGALDRLAPEASGWQRLWKGLGVVLLVLGTLELVGAVTGGEDPLDPLEGLVAAGGSVAAGGESGEEGLEFRRVQSMEELQAALDEAAAAGRPVMLDFYADWCIECVRYERSTFESPQVHEVLKGQDALLLQADVTQQNAADKALQRHFNIIGPPAIMFFDRDGQEIQSARIAGYKGAEEFVKHVRQVYGS, from the coding sequence ATGAAGTTCCAAGCGTCCGTCGGAAGAAGGGGGCGGCATGCGGTATCCGTGGGGTTGGCCCTCCTGGTGATGTTCCTGGCGGTTCCTGCCCTGGCTCAGCAGAACATCCCGCAGCCGGATGAGGCGTTCAAGCCCACTGCCGAAGCCGTCGGCCCGGACAAGGTACGGATCTCCTGGGAAATCCATGAGGATACCTATCTCTACCGGGACAAGCTCGGCCTGAGCTTGGTCCGCCCGGAGGGTGGCGCGGTGGCCGGCCAGGAGCTGCCGCCGGGCAAGAAAAAGTACGATGAGGTCTTCGGCAAGGAGCTGCGCGTCTTCCGGGACAAGGCCACGCTTACCGCCGAGCTGGAGACGCTGGACGGCGCGCGCGAGGTGACGCTGGAAGCCCGCTATCAGGGCTGCGCCGATGCCGGGGTGTGCTACCCGCCGCAGACCAAGCAGCTCACGGTGGCCCTCCCCGCCGCCTCCGCGGGCACCGGATCGAGCGGTGGCGCCGCCACCGCTGCCGCCACCAGCGGCGCCCGGGACCTGCTGCCCCCCGAGAAGGCCTTCAAGCCCAGCGTGACGGCCACCGGCACTGACCAGGTGAAAGCCGCCTGGGAGGTGGCCGACGGCTATTACCTGTACCGGGACAAGCTGGACCTCCGGGTGGTGAAGCCGGAAGGCCTGAAGGTGGCCGGCCGGGAGCTGCCGCCGGGCAAGAAGAAGTACGACGAGGTCTTCGATAAGGAGCTGCGGATCTTCCGCAAGGAGGCCGCGCTCACTGCCAATCTGGCCCGCGATGGAAGCGGCGCCCAGCCGGTGACGGTGGAGCTCCGCTATCAGGGCTGCGCCGACGCCGGGGTGTGCTACCCGCCGCAGACCAAGCAGGCGGCCCTGACCCTTCCGGCGGCGGGGACCGCCGAAGCTGCGGCCGCCGGCGGGGACGGTGGTTCAGGCGGTCCGCCGGCCTCCGAGCAGGGCCAGTTCGCCGCCGCCCTGGAGTCCGGCGGCATCCTGGCCCTGGGCTTTTTCTTCCTGGCCGGGCTGGGGCTCGCCTTCACGCCCTGCATCTTCCCCATGGTTCCGATTCTGTCCGGCATCATCGTCGGCGCCGGCGGCAGCGAGGGCGCCCCCGGTATGACCAAGGCGCGCGCCTTCACCCTGTCGCTGGCCTACGTGCTGGGCGTGGCGATCACCTACGCCATCCTCGGCGTCATCGCCGGTGCCACCGGCGCCGCCATCCAGGCAGCCCTGCAGAACCCCTGGGTGATCGGGGCCTTCGCGGCGGTGTTCGTGGCCCTGGCTCTGTCCATGTTCGGCTTCTACGACCTGCAGCTGCCGAGCAGCCTGCAGACCCGCATTCAGCAATCCCAGGAGAACCTGGGACGGGGCAGCGTGACCGGCACCCTGGTCATGGGCGTGCTGTCGGCGCTGATCGTGGGGCCGTGCGTGGCCCCGCCGCTGGCCGGCGCCCTGCTCTACATCGGCCAGACCGGCGACATGGTGCTGGGCGGCACCTCCCTGTTCGCCATGTCCCTGGGCATGGGCGTGCCGCTGCTGGTGGTGGGGACCACCGCCGGTTCGGTGATGCCGCGGGCCGGCACCTGGATGAACGCGGTGAAATACGTGTTCGGCGTGCTGCTGCTGGGCGTGGCCATCTTCCTGGTCTCCCGCATCATCCCCTACGCGGTGTCGCTGTTCCTGTGGGGCCTGTTGCTGGTGGTGGCCGCCGTCTACCTGGGGGCCCTGGATCGGCTGGCGCCGGAGGCGAGCGGCTGGCAGAGGCTCTGGAAGGGCCTGGGTGTGGTGCTGCTGGTGCTCGGTACCCTGGAGCTGGTGGGCGCGGTGACCGGCGGCGAGGACCCGCTGGATCCCCTGGAGGGCCTCGTGGCGGCGGGCGGCTCCGTGGCCGCCGGCGGCGAGTCCGGCGAGGAGGGCCTGGAATTCCGGCGCGTGCAGAGCATGGAGGAGCTGCAGGCGGCCCTGGACGAGGCCGCGGCCGCCGGCCGTCCGGTTATGCTGGACTTCTACGCGGACTGGTGCATCGAGTGCGTGCGCTACGAGCGCTCCACCTTCGAGAGCCCGCAAGTGCACGAGGTCCTCAAGGGCCAGGACGCCCTGCTGCTGCAGGCGGACGTCACCCAGCAGAACGCCGCGGATAAGGCGCTCCAGCGGCATTTCAACATCATCGGGCCGCCGGCCATCATGTTCTTCGACCGCGATGGCCAGGAGATCCAGTCCGCCCGCATAGCCGGGTACAAAGGCGCCGAGGAGTTTGTGAAGCATGTCCGCCAAGTCTATGGCAGCTAG
- a CDS encoding universal stress protein: MLQRVIIAIDFSSASAQALAVAREHFCTATLRLLHVMRPSDVAAPGAAGATHTGTSPLASKDLRESAEKEALARLESWAQEGEECQIVVGNAAEEIMRFTEEWGADMIVMGTRGRSQLSNMLHGSATEWLIRHARQPVVVVHEVSMNDSTRAHLPPTEMND; the protein is encoded by the coding sequence ATGCTCCAGCGCGTTATCATCGCCATCGATTTCTCCTCCGCCTCGGCCCAGGCCCTGGCTGTAGCCCGCGAGCACTTCTGCACCGCCACCCTCCGTCTGCTTCACGTCATGCGTCCCTCGGACGTGGCCGCCCCCGGTGCCGCCGGCGCCACCCATACCGGCACCTCTCCCCTGGCCTCGAAGGACCTGCGGGAAAGCGCGGAGAAAGAAGCCCTGGCGCGGCTGGAGTCCTGGGCCCAGGAAGGCGAGGAATGCCAGATCGTGGTGGGCAATGCCGCCGAGGAGATCATGCGCTTCACGGAGGAATGGGGCGCCGACATGATCGTAATGGGAACGCGGGGCCGGAGCCAGCTCTCCAACATGCTCCATGGCTCGGCCACGGAGTGGCTCATTCGGCATGCCCGTCAGCCGGTGGTGGTGGTCCATGAGGTGTCCATGAACGATTCCACCCGTGCCCACCTCCCGCCCACCGAGATGAACGACTAG
- the cutA gene encoding divalent-cation tolerance protein CutA gives MNIVVYTTCPDEDVARRISHKVVSEQLAACVHSHPAGTSVFEWEGKVEEESEILLMIKTKEKLYEALEAAILEQHPYDVPEIIAVSIDNGLASYLRWIDHLD, from the coding sequence GTGAATATCGTCGTCTATACCACCTGTCCGGACGAGGACGTGGCTCGCCGCATCAGCCACAAGGTGGTTTCCGAGCAGCTCGCCGCCTGCGTGCACAGCCATCCCGCCGGAACCAGCGTGTTCGAGTGGGAGGGCAAGGTGGAGGAGGAAAGCGAGATCCTGCTCATGATCAAGACCAAGGAAAAGCTCTACGAAGCCCTTGAGGCGGCGATCCTGGAGCAGCACCCCTACGACGTTCCGGAGATCATCGCCGTGTCCATCGATAACGGCTTGGCTTCCTACCTGCGCTGGATCGACCATCTCGATTGA
- the groES gene encoding co-chaperone GroES, which translates to MKIRPLHDRVVVKRVEEEEKTEGGLYIPDTAKEKPIQGQVIAVGDGKVLDNGEKRPMAVKEGDRVIFAKYAGTEVSAGGEDVLVMREDDIMGVVE; encoded by the coding sequence ATGAAAATCCGTCCTCTACACGACCGAGTCGTGGTGAAGCGTGTTGAAGAGGAAGAGAAGACCGAAGGCGGTCTCTACATCCCCGACACCGCCAAGGAAAAGCCCATCCAGGGCCAGGTGATCGCCGTCGGTGACGGCAAGGTCCTGGACAACGGTGAGAAGCGCCCCATGGCCGTCAAGGAAGGCGACCGGGTGATCTTCGCCAAGTATGCCGGCACCGAGGTGTCTGCGGGCGGCGAGGACGTCCTGGTCATGCGGGAAGACGACATCATGGGCGTGGTCGAGTAA
- a CDS encoding VWA domain-containing protein — protein sequence MLGSKPWCAKFLWIGALLGAISIAATKPAEASTLVEAVAGGRVGEFVPEDPDVPLGDGATVNVTAKLKVTTLLGEPIVACSAIWRLVSVTVNGKKYDPAGMPADVVQEASLYGVDGLFTLGFYGAQPRGYDLDNHQYSITCDLGAMGPPDGKTVSYNVAGSPDWSDLLIDSKVIGNLPVYTERSALTDRTIPADQAKSFLRHFSEPEFPLGSHGVPRVSKYLDLIEARIHLGAIRSHIERNGKRSVDGGQGFAPSRAKQREGLRARHGSAAPDSLPNDLDGAVDKMVKAMGGTGRLVIRSNVRDDEAFIDGKSVGATGPDPHRVKAGEYTVRVEKAGRPPWQSTVQVRPGKTTRVMARLHEPSGGGGTRGDQPRGSVLFLVDTSGSMGGDKIEAARRAAIDQGRRVIDSGGEVSILAFSGSSCDAPIQARMAFTTDKGKLAHFVRSMGAGGGTPLGGALPVANREMAAHRSQSSLNQMIVVLADGSDDCGTAKANLRKLSDEGVVFRHEAIGLGVEGGSEAARQLETVANMTGGAYRSAGGASDLEKIFEKTISTMELLNMLGQFGSQNGGKPEGQREGASGASDGVKQREKILDSIEY from the coding sequence ATGCTGGGAAGTAAGCCATGGTGCGCCAAGTTTCTGTGGATCGGGGCGCTCCTCGGGGCGATTTCCATTGCGGCAACCAAGCCAGCGGAGGCCAGTACGCTGGTTGAAGCCGTTGCAGGAGGTCGCGTTGGGGAGTTTGTCCCCGAAGATCCAGATGTTCCCCTGGGCGACGGCGCAACGGTTAATGTCACCGCCAAGCTCAAGGTCACCACCCTGCTCGGGGAACCTATTGTCGCCTGCAGCGCCATATGGCGCCTCGTCTCCGTCACTGTCAACGGGAAAAAGTATGATCCGGCCGGGATGCCGGCGGATGTTGTGCAAGAGGCCTCTTTGTATGGCGTCGATGGCCTGTTCACCCTTGGCTTTTACGGGGCGCAGCCCAGGGGCTACGACCTCGACAACCACCAGTACTCCATTACCTGCGACCTGGGAGCAATGGGTCCGCCGGACGGCAAGACGGTTAGCTACAACGTGGCCGGCAGTCCGGATTGGTCCGATCTCCTCATCGATTCAAAGGTAATAGGCAACTTACCCGTTTACACCGAACGTTCGGCGCTCACGGACCGCACCATTCCGGCGGATCAGGCGAAGAGCTTTCTGAGGCATTTTTCCGAACCGGAATTCCCTCTGGGCAGCCACGGCGTACCCCGGGTAAGCAAGTATCTGGATTTGATCGAGGCGCGCATCCATTTGGGTGCCATCCGATCCCATATTGAGAGAAACGGTAAACGTTCGGTGGACGGCGGTCAGGGGTTTGCGCCCTCCCGGGCGAAGCAGCGAGAGGGGCTGCGTGCTCGGCACGGATCCGCCGCACCGGACAGTCTGCCCAACGATCTCGATGGTGCCGTCGACAAAATGGTGAAAGCGATGGGCGGCACCGGTCGACTGGTCATCCGCTCGAATGTCCGTGACGACGAGGCGTTCATCGATGGGAAGTCCGTGGGTGCCACCGGGCCTGACCCGCACAGGGTGAAGGCTGGCGAATACACGGTGCGGGTGGAGAAGGCGGGCCGACCCCCGTGGCAGTCCACCGTTCAGGTGCGCCCCGGGAAAACGACCAGGGTTATGGCCCGACTGCATGAGCCGTCTGGAGGAGGTGGAACAAGGGGTGACCAGCCTCGGGGAAGTGTACTTTTCCTGGTCGATACCTCCGGGAGTATGGGAGGGGATAAAATCGAGGCGGCACGGCGCGCCGCCATTGACCAGGGCCGGCGCGTGATCGACTCCGGCGGCGAAGTCAGCATCCTGGCCTTTTCGGGGAGCAGCTGCGACGCGCCCATCCAAGCCAGAATGGCCTTCACCACCGACAAGGGGAAATTGGCTCATTTCGTCCGCAGCATGGGCGCGGGCGGGGGAACGCCTTTGGGTGGCGCCCTGCCGGTGGCCAACCGGGAAATGGCCGCCCATCGTTCCCAAAGCTCCCTGAACCAGATGATTGTGGTTCTGGCTGACGGATCGGACGACTGCGGCACGGCCAAGGCCAACCTTCGTAAGCTGAGCGACGAGGGTGTGGTTTTCCGGCACGAGGCCATCGGACTTGGCGTTGAAGGAGGCTCCGAGGCGGCTCGACAGCTAGAAACGGTGGCGAACATGACCGGGGGTGCCTACCGCTCCGCCGGAGGCGCTAGCGACCTCGAGAAGATTTTCGAGAAGACGATTTCGACCATGGAACTGCTTAATATGCTTGGCCAGTTCGGAAGCCAGAATGGTGGCAAGCCGGAAGGGCAAAGGGAGGGGGCCAGCGGCGCCTCGGATGGCGTGAAGCAACGGGAAAAGATTTTGGATTCGATAGAGTATTAA